The Synechococcus sp. RS9909 genomic interval GGAGGACGCGGAAGGCTGACCAGCGCCGCTCACAGGAAGAAGGCCATCGAGCTGATCAGCGAGGCACATGCCGCTGGCGCGGGTTTGGTGCGTGCCTGCAGCGAGATCGGGATCTCTCTGCGCACCCTCAAGCGTTGGCGCAAGGCCTTGACGGGTGATGACGGTGGTCACGATCGTCGTAAAGGCAGCCCACGCCTGGTCTCCCACAGACTGAGTGAAGAGGAGCGCCAGCGCATCCTGCTCACCTGCAACCAGCCCCAGTACGCCGCATTGCCACCAGGTCAGATCGTGCCAGCACTGGCAGATCAGGGGCTGTACATCGGCTCGGAGAGCAGCTTTTACCGGGTGCTCCACGCCCACGGACAGGTGCACAGGCGCGGTCGTGCACGGCCACCACAGGAACCGCGCCCCATTCCACGGCTCAGGGCCTCAGGCGCAAACCAGGTGTGGAGTTGGGACATCACCTACCTGCCCACCACCGTGCGCGGGATCTGGCTTTACCTCTACCTGGTAATCGACGTCTGGAGCCGCAAGGTTGTGGCCTGGGATGTCGCCGAACGGGAAGATCCAGCGATTGCAGCGGATCTGGTGAGTAGGGCTTGCCTGAGAGAACGGATCAGCAAAGGCAGGAAACAACCTCTGGTTCTCCATGCCGACAACGGCAACGCCATGCGTGCAGCCACGCTGGAAAGCCGGTTGGAGGAACTGGGCGTACTCAGGTCGTTCTCACGGCCACGGGTGTCCAACGACAACCCGTACTCAGAATCCCTGTTCAGGACAGTGAAGTACCGGCCTGATTACCCCCGCAAGCCATTTGCCTCCAAAGAGCAGGCTTGTCAGTGGGTGGCCGCGTTCGTCGATTGGTACAACCACCAACACCGCCACAGCGGGATCAAATTCGTGACGCCCCAGCAACGTCACAATGGCCGGGCTGTGGAGATCAGCCGCCATCGCGCTGTCGTCTACGAGCGAGCCCGACAGCTCAATCCAAGGCGTTGGTCACGATCAACCAGGTGTTGGCGTCAACCGGAGGTGGTCTGGATCAATCAGCCGCCAGATGAACTCAATGAACCAGGGCAGCTACCGTTGATGCAGGCGGCCTGAAAGGCAGCCCAGGAGTGACACCTTTCCTGAAAGTCACCGAACAAGCCCTTCGAGTGGACAGGCCACCACCAGCCCTCAGCTCCGCCAGCCCAAGCTCCCTGCCTGCCACTCAAGGGCAGCGTTCACTCCTCCCCCACTTCAAACGCAACCACACGCTGACTACAAGCCACCACGATCTCTCCCCACCGCTCCCGGCTGACCTCCAGTCTCTCAGGCACCTCCCCTGCAATAGTCCCCATCCTCATCAACTTCTGCCCCCGCGCATACAGCTCCCTCCAGCTGGCCGGCACCTTGATCAGGAAACCCTTATCCCTGAGATAGTGATACACCTCGCCGTTGGCATAGGTACGTGCATAGGGTCGAAAAGAGCCGCGCTCTTGTGAATAGCGACGGGCGGCCTGGATGATTCCGAGCATAGCGATCTGCTCCAGGTCCTCCTTGGGGTGACCGGTTCGGCGGGAGATATTGCCGGCTACGGTGACAGCAATGTCGCGGTGCTGCATCGCCAATTCATTAGCCGCGGCATGAGGATTTGCAGGACGATGCCGACGAGGTTTTGGTGGATAGGCGACGACTCGTGGATAAGGCCGATGTCGCTGATTTGGGTCTGCTGGTTGGCTCATTGATTTACCTCGAAAACACCATCGGCACTGGAGAAGTGCCGTAGCCCCTGCCGCGCCAGAACTGGGCCTCGATCCAGAGCACCCCCTGGCAGAAGGCATCCACCTGGTCGTCGACGCCGCCCCGGGGCGAAAAGGCCAGCAGCTCCTCGATGAGGGAATCGGCCTTGCGGGCAAAGCGCACCTGGCCTGCCTCCACCAGCGGGGCAACGGCGTGGGCCCGGGATGCCTTGCTGCCCTTGGGTGGGATGGCGATCAGCCCCGGCACCTGGCGCTTGAGCAGCTGGCAGACGGCCGGGCCGTTGGCGGCGTCCTCGATCAGCACGGCATTGGGGCGCAGGCCCTGGCGCTCCAAGGAGGCGAGCGAGGCCAGCAGGAACTTGATCACCCCCGGCAGATCCAGCCGCTGGCGGTGGGCCCAGAGCGCCTCAATCTGGAGTTCAGCCCAGGGATCAAGTCCCCCTCCTTCGGCTCCGCGTCCCGCAAGGGTGTCCGTTGAGCTGACACCCCTTGGCGAACCTTGAGCAGCAGCGGCATTGGCCGCCAGCACCAAGCCTTGCCTCCTGGCATCCGCCGCAAGATGACGCTGGGGTTCGAGCAGGCCCAGCAACGCAAAACCGCAGGCGTCGTTCTCCTTGCCTTCCTTGAAGCTCAGGTCGCAGCTCAGCACCAACGGCGCGTAGCGACGGGGCTGGCCTGGAGCGACCGGCAGTGGCGGCTGGATCCAGTCCTTGCGGAACAGCAGACCCTCCGCCGGGCTGGGCCGCTGCTGGTAGAGGGCATTCCACCAGTAGGAACCCAGGCGGGTGCGGATGCGCTGCAGCACCTCCAGCGGCACCCGCTCGGGGCAGAGCGGTTCGCCGGGTTGGCGCCAGTCGGGGACTTTCGTGCAGGTCTGCGGAATCTGCATAGAAATGGCCTCTGGCTCGGCGATGGCCGGCAGGTTGAGCACCGTCCAGTGCTCCGGGTTCTCTTCTGCCTCCTGCTCCAGGAGCCAGGCAGTCATGTCGTGGTGGTCCCAGCGGGTCTGCACCACCACCTGCGCTGCCGGGAGGAGGGCTCCATCGGCTGTGAGACCGGGCTCAGCCCGGGTGAACCAGACGCTCTTGAGCCAGTCGATTAGCCGCTCCCGCTGCAGTGCCGACTTGGCATCTTCCGGCCCCTTGTAGGGGTCGTCGATGATCCCGAGGTTGTAGCCCTTGCCCGTGAACGGACCCTTCACGCCGGCAGCGATGCAGCCGCCCCGCTGGGGGGTGAGCCAGTTGCCGACAGCCGCGGAATCCTTGGAGAGGGCATGACCGGTGATCCGGTAGTAGTGCCGCGCCTCACGGCTATGGGCATAGGCCAGCTCACCCGAATAGCTGGCAATGGCGCAGAACAGTTCGGGGTGGCGGCTCACCCAGTAGGCGGGGAACAGGCGTGAGACCAGCTGACTTTTCCCGTGCCGCGGCGGACAACAGACGATCAGGCGCGTCAGCTGCCCATCAGCCACCTGCTGCAGCAGATCGATCAGGAGCTCGGAGAGCCGGTGGAACTGGAAGCTCGGGAAGGCAGCGCGGATGAAGTCGCGGAACAGCAGCCCTTGGCGGGTCATTGACGCCCGGTCAGGGTCTGGAACACCGAGCAGACCCCAGTCGGCCCAGAGGTCGGTGGCGGGATCCAGCAGCAGCCCGCCATCGGTTGGGACCGTGGCCGTGGCCGACGTGGTGGCAGCAATGCGACCCATCAGCCCTTGGCCTCCGGCGGTTTGATCGGCGCCCGCAGTAGCCCGCCGATCTCGGCGATCACACGGAAGGCGCCCACCGCTGCTGAGAACTGCTCCGCGTCCATCGCCCGACGGGCGCACTCATTGAGGGCAAAGATCTGCTCGGCCTGGTGCCTGCGCCGGTCGGAGATCAGTTCCTCCACCATCCGTTCGCGGGCGAGGTTGAGGTAGCGCGCGACGGTTTTGGTGTTGGTGACCCCCCAGTTTCGGGCAGCATTCTCCCGAATCTGGATGAGCGGAAGTCGCTGAGCGATCCATAGCTGGGCCTCTGCAATTCGCCTTTCCACCTCTTGTTTGCTGGGCCTTGGCGCGAAGGGCTTGGCTTCAGTGGGGTGAGGTGGCTGGCGACATCTCGGGTGCGACTTGCGGGCATTCGCGTTGGTTTTTCCACTGGAGGCGGCTTCCGATGCAGTGGATGTCCAGATCGGACCACCCTCAGGATCTTCAGCATCAGGAGCGCCGCGCAGCGCATGAACGGGATCGTCATGCTCCGCTTCTGCGGGTTGCGAATGTTTGTCTTGTCCGCAGTCAGGATCTGCGGCCATGTCTGAGCGGCATATTTCCCCTCAGTCTATCGCTGTTTGATGACTAATTTTGACGTTTATTGGAGACTATTTGCTCCCTAATGGGGAGGTTTGTTTCGTTTGTAATGCTCTTTCTGCTGTGTCGTCACTGTTGGTGCGCTTGGGCAAAGCAGCGCTTCTGGAATTTCCAGCCGCATTTCCGGCCACCGCTTGAATCGTTAGGGGTGCCGACGACATACCACGTCAAGTCTTTGTCTAGCGGCTGAGGTAGGGCTCCACGGCTCCAGGCAGCTTTGGCCTTTCTTCGGATGGTGCCCTCGTCGTAGTTCATTATTATTGCCAGCTCATTCGATGTATAAATCCGAGGCTCGAGTTCAGGCTGTGCGCAACGATGGTTGGCTTTGGCGATGAGCAGTCCACTGCTCAAGAGCCGATCAAACCCTGGTTGCGTCGACAGTCCTTGTTGATGACGCAAGAAGGCGTGAATCAGGATATTGAGATTCTGGCCATCCTGGGGCCTGTGAGCCCTCTGGCCAAGCTTGTACCAGGCAATGGCGCTTGCAATCCCTTCTTTGGCATCTTCCGAAACCTCATCCGTCGCCAGAAAGTCGTTGAGCATTCTGAGCAAGTGCTTGACCTGTGCAGGATCAGCGAGTGTCTCGGGCTTGAACTCCAGCTCGCCATTGTTTGCGCGTGTGGGGATCAGCTGCGCACGTTTGGCTCGGTCTTGCTCAACGCCGTGATCACTGCTCTTTTCAGTATCGGAATCAACTAAGGCTGAAACCTCGATCGGTGTTGCATGGATCCGCAGCGAGAGATGCAGGCTGCTGAGAGTGTCGAGGTGTCGTGTCAGCGAACTGTGCATCAATTCGCTGGCTTTTAGAGCGGCCTGGGGTAGGACGACATCTGCAACAGAGGCTTTGAGCCCACCTTTTATCGCTTGGATGGCGCTTGCTGCAGAGGGCATGCACTCCAAGAGCTGAGCATGTGGGAAGGCCAGCTCTTGAAGGCGTCTCATCTGTTCGTGCTGCGCCTTCAGAACCGAATCCAGAGCGCTTGTTGTTCCGAAGGCACTCAGTGCCCCGCTCAACTGCGTATCAATCGTCGTTGGAAAGCTGATCCTTGGCGCCAGCCCAGAGATGATGTCGGGCATGCCGAAACCAGAGAGTGCGGCCACGGCTTGGGAAAATTCGTTCCCATCGCCAGAATTGCTTGAGCGGCGCCTCCTCGCCTTGGTGAGGCTGCTCTGATGGCTACGGCTGGTCGTGGCTGGCTCCTGGAGTGTCGCTGCAGGCATGGAGTGGATCGTCATCCGAACCTCTATGGGAGCCAGGCTCATTTGAGACAAATTATAACGATTTTTTCTTATCTGGACTCTCCTGTGTGCACCATCCCTGGTGCTTGATCCCCGACAGCCGGCGCTGGTGGCCCCATGAGTGGATTCGCGCCATCTGAGACTGGTTGGAGATCGGAGGTGAAGATTTGACAAATGGACTCAGCTAAGACCAGTGCTAGGCACTCGGTAGGCATGGCTTCGCTGAGATCGCTTGCCAGATCTCGACTCCAGGCAGTCTCATAATTCGCCTAAGGCGAGTTCGATCCTCGCGACCCCCATTCACCTCACCTGATGCGCCTGCTGCTGCTGCTCGTCTTGCTGGCTTTGCCGGCCTTCTTCGCAGCGGTTGAGGTCGCGCTGTTGCGCTTGCGCCCCAGTCGCGTGCAGGTGCTGAGCGAGGAGGGGGTGGCGGGGGCTCCTTCGGTGCAACGTCTGCAGGGCCGTCTGCGCCGGGCGCTGTTGATGTCGCAGCTCGGTGTCACCCTGTCGCTGGTGGCCCTCGGCTGGGTGGCGCGCAGCATCGCCCAGAGCTGGTGGTCGCCGGCTGCGGCGGCCGGCCGCTGGTGGGATCTGCTCTGGTTCCTGGGGCTGGTTGCAGTGTCAACGCTCCTGGCCGGGTTGTTGCCCCGCGCCTGGGTGCTCAACCGTCCGGAACGGGCGGCGCTGCAGCTCGCCCCGATCCTGGAGGCGGTGATGCGTGTGTTGCGCCCTCTGCTCACCCTGCTCGAGACCTGCGCTTCGGTGTTGCTCCGACTCGTGGGACTGACGCCCCGCTGGGATGCCCTGGTGCCTGCTCTCACCGCCGGAGAGCTGGAAACATTGATCGAGAGCGGTGGCGTCACCGGGTTGCGACCGGATGAGCGCAACATCCTTGAAGGGGTGTTCGCCCTGCGCGACACCCAGGTGCGTGAGGTGATGGTGCCCCGCTCCGGCATGGTCACCCTGCCGGTGAGTGTGCGTTTCGCTGAGTTGATGGATGCGGTGCATCGCACCCGCCATGCCCGCTTTCCGGTGATCGGCCAGTCGCTGGATGATGTGCGCGGGGTGCTCGACCTGCGCCGTCTGGCGGAACCGATCGCTCGCGGGGTGTTGCAGGAGGATTCCCCGCTCGAGCCCTATCTGCTGCCGGCACAACGGGTGCTGGAAACAAGCACCCTGGCGGAACTGCTGGCCCTGATCCGTAGCGGCCATCCCCTGCTCCTGGTGGTGGATGAGCATGGCGGCACAGAGGGATTGGTGACCGCCGCCGACCTCACCGGGGAGATCGTCGGTGATGAGCTGGAGCCTGAGCCCGCCGTACCCGACCTGCAGGCCGTGCCCGATCAATCCGGCGTCTGGCTCGTGGCAGGGGACCTGGAGATCTTTGAACTCAACCGCCAGCTGGGCCTGGAGCTGCCGGAAGCCACCGATCACCACACCCTGGCCGGATTCCTGCTCGAACGCCTCCAGCACATTCCGGCGCCTGGCGAGGCGCTGCGTCATCAGGGGGTGCAGTTCGAAATTCTGGAGATGGAAGGGCCGCGGATTGTGCGGGTGCGCATGGTCCTGCCTGAGGAGCGGGCGCCTTCCTTAGCGGAACCGGTCCAGGATCACCGATAATCTGCTGCGATCCTGCACCTTCGCCGATGACCGACCCCATGGTTCCGGTGAAGGTCGGCGTGATCGGCATCGGCAACATGGGGTGGCACCACGCCCGGGTGCTCAGCTTGCTCAAGGACGCGGAGCTGGTCGGCGTTGCAGATCCCGACGCCAAGCGGGGCCAGCTGGCCACTGAACAGTTCGCGTGTCGCTGGTTCGCGGATTACAACGCGATGCTCACGGAGGTGGAGGCGGTCTGCATCGCGGTGCCCACCCTGCTCCACCAGGCCGTTGGTCTGGCCTGTCTGGATGCCGGCCTGCATGTGCTGATCGAAAAGCCGATCGCCGCCAGCCAGGACGAGGCCGCCACCCTGATCGCGGCGGCCAGCCGCAACGGTCGCCTGCTTCAGGTGGGTCACATCGAGCGCTTCAATCCCGCCTTCCGCGAACTCACCAAGGTGGTGGCCAATGAGGAAGTGGTGGTGCTCGAGGCACGGCGCCACAGTCCCCATGCCGATCGCGCCAACGATGTGTCGGTGGTGCTGGATCTGATGATTCACGACCTCGACCTTGTGCTGGAGCTGGCCAGGGCGCCGGTCGTGCGCCTCGCTGCTGCCGGTGGAGCCAGCGCTGAAGGACCGCTGGATTACGTGAATGCCACGCTCGGATTCGCCAACGGTGTGGTGGCGAGCCTCACCGCCAGCAAGATGAGTCACCGCAAGATCCGCAGCCTCAGCGCCCACTGCCGGGCCAGCCTGGTGGAAACCGATTTCCTCAATCACACCCTTCACATTCATCGGCGCGCCCACGAGTGGTATTCCGCTGATCATGGTGAGTTGCTCTATCGCAACGATGGCTTCATCGAGGAGGTGAGCACCACCTCGATCGAACCGCTTTACGCCGAACTGGAGCACTTCCTGCAGTGTGTTCGCGGCCGTGAAACGCCGGCAGTGGACGGTCAGCAGGCTTCACGCGCCCTGCGTCTGGCCGATCTGATCGAACAGGCCGTCGCCCACCCCGGCATGGGCGTTCCCCTCAGCGAGCCGATCTGATCAGCTCGCGCAGCGCAGCGATCTGCCAGCGGCGGCAATCCGCCGGGGACGCCCGGTAGAAGTGATCCCAGGCTTCCGCCTTGTGGGCTCCGTAAGCACTGGGTTCGATCTCTGGATGGGAGAGCGACCAGCCAACGCGAACGGCATGGCCGATCACTACATCGAGGGCGACGTCATCGTCGATGTGCACGGAGGGGTTGGTGGCCACGAAGGCCATCAGGGAGAGCAGGCATTCGGTGCACAGCTGCCGGTATTCCGGGGCGGGGATCCGGCTGAGCAGGTGCTCCACCAGGGTGGCGAAATTGCGCTCTCCGGCTGTTTTCTCCAGCAGCAGGGCACTAGTGAGCCGGTTGCGACGTTCGAGTTTGTCGCCGATCACCAGGCCGCGGCAGTGCTGCAGCAGCGACCAGATCCCGGCATGGAAATCCTTGGGCACCCGTTGCAGCGAGCCCAGCCGGATGCGGTGTTGCAACCAGTCGCCACCACTGGGCGGTTCCTCCAGGGGCGCCGGAACGGCCCACTGCACCGGGCCACGCAGATGCAATTGTTCGTTGCGCTGCAGGGAGGCGTGGGCCTGGTCCAGATCGGTCAGCACGGCCCGCAGGCGGCTGCCAATCGCGTGGGGTGGTTCGCTGCAGAGAGCTTCAAAGGCTTCGTCCTGACTGCGTCCTGTTTCTGCTGCCAGCTCCGAGGTGAGCATGAGCATCAGCTGTCCGAGCTGCAGCGTCAGCGTGCCGCTGAGCCGCTGCGGTTCCCGTCGGGCAATGCCATCGAGGGCCAGCAGCAGCTCCTGCTGCAGGGCCTGTTCCCGGGTGTCGTGGCCGCAGGTGCGGCGGATCCCGGCGGCGATCAAGGCGCTGGAGAGGGGGGTGGCGAGCAGGGAATCACTGCTGTAGCTACGGCCCACCACCACGGTTTTCTGGCGGGCGAGCAGATCGATCAGGGCATCCTCCAGTTGCGGGTGCACCAGGCCCAGCACACCGGCGCAGCGGCGCACCACATTCCAGTCTTGCTGATTCAGGCCGCGGTGATAGATCTCCTCCAGCAGGCTGCGCAGCTCCACCGGGGCGCCACCGGGCGCCTGAAGGATCGCTGCATCCCCTAGGTGGCGATGCAGCAGTTCCAGCACCTCCGCCTGCTCGCGCAGTGAGGAGCTGCTCCAGAGGCGCTCGCGCAGTTCCGGCAGGGAGATTTCATCCAGCTCCTGTTCCTGGGCGGCGGTGAGATCCTGCAGGTCGGTGGAGGCCTGCAGCAGGGCGGCAGCGCTCGATGCCGCGACGGCGGGCCTGGTGATGGGGGCCTGGGTCGGTTCGGGCAGCAGCAGCCACTGCCCCTGGCTCGCCAGGTCTTCGAGCGGGGCGAGCTGCACGGCCACCCCCTCCAGCTCTCCGCTGGCTAACCGGGTGGCCAGCTGCTGCACACTCTCGAGTCCCCGTTCCAGCAGCGTGGGCTCGATCGGAATCAGCAACAGGGGGGCGCCGGCACCACGCCAGTGGCGCTGCAGCAGATGCAGTTCATTCACCACCGTGTCCACCAACTGTTCGGGGTCATCCGCCAGGTAGTAGGTGTCTTCCTCCAGCACGGCCGGCAGGAAGGCCAGCTGTTCCTCTCCCTGTCGATAGAACCGTGCCGTGGCGGCGGTTTCAGCGCGGAGCGGCGGATGGCCACTCAGCCCGAGGGCCGGGTTCGCACCGAGTTGCTGCAACCGCTCGCTCAGGTGCTCCGATGGCAGCACCCGGATCGGGCCATGGTCTGGGTCGCTCACCGGCAGCCCGAGGCCTTGCAGGCGCTCCGCCACGGCTGATGTGCCGGGAATCAGGGCCACCAGCACCTCTTCGGCGCCAAGGGGCTTGGGCAAGCGGCGGCCACATGGGTCCAGATCCTCCGGGAGGAGCAGGCCGTTGAGCAGCATCTCGCCCAGCCAGGCCAGGCTCTGGGTCCAGAGCAGGGGGATGTTGTCGTTGGCCTGACGGCGCTGACTGCCGGGCGAGCGGCGTTCCAGCTCCACGGCCGCTTCCGGCACCAGGTAGAGCTCGGGATACAGCCGTTGTCCATCCCGGTCAACGGCAAGAACGTTCAGGCGCTCGCGCCAGTGGCACGCCTCCTCCCAGCGTTCTTCGCAGCAGGCGGTGACCAGTTCATACGCGAGGAACAGGGGCCATTCCGACTCGATCCCCTCGAAGGTGGCCAACTCATCGCGCTCGTAATGCAGCCGGCTCACGTCCTCCACCACGGTCTGATGGCCGTCGCGCAGAAATCGTTTGTAGCCATAGGCGCCTCCGAGCAGGCGGCGGATCCGCTCGCAGGTGCGTTGCACCAGCTGGGGATCCTCGACCGCCCAGGCCGGGTAGCCCACCACCGAAAGGCAGGCACTGTCGGCTTCCTTGCTGGCGGATTCGCGCGGCAGCAACCCCTGCAGGGCCCGGCGCAGGCGCACCACCGCTCCCTGGGGAATCAGCACCTGCAGGCTGCCATCGCCATGCACACCGAAAAGGTCGAGACCATCGAGGGCCTCCAGTGCCGCCTTGGCCATGCCGATCGAGCTGGCATTCCGTTCCGGCAGGCCGTGGTTGCCTTTGTCGCCCCGTTCCCAGATGCCGTAGTCGGGAACCCGATAGGCCCGAGCGACGTAGTAGATCAGGTTCTGAATGAAGTCCGCTTCATGGCGGCTGCGCAGCACCGTCAGTCCGCCGCGTGTGAGCTGGGCGAGCTGAAGCAGGAACAGGGAGGTGGCATCCATCTGGAGATGCCCCCAGCCGTCATCGGGCACGACGGTGTCGCCGCTGGCGGTGTCGTATTTGGCGTGGAGAGCATCGAGGGGATCGAGGCTCTGCTTGAACCGCTCCACCTTTTCGGCCTGGCGCATCATCGCGTTCAGCACCCCACGCATCAGGGCCAGCACACGCTGCTCCAGCTCCCACGACCGGCTGGTGTGGCCGTTGTTCAGGCGTCGGTGGGCTAAGGCCAGGCCCCAGACGCACTGGATCGAATACACGCAGTCGCGCACCCAGGCATCGCCGTAATTGCCATGCACGGTGTGGGCCGTGCTGGCGGGCAGCAGGCCGGTGATCGGATGCTGACGCTGCAGCACCACCCGGTCGATCGCCGCATCCAGGCTGTCCAGCAAGGCCCAGCGCTCGTCGTCGGAGCGAGTGTGGGGGCTGAGGGAGGTGGGGGGCGACAGAACCATGACCTCCAGGTGAACCGGATCTAAATTCTCCCCTGAAGCTCAACCGCGGATGGACGCCGTCAGTACCGATCCGTGTGATCAGCACCGCTACCGGGTGCTGGGTGTGGGCGTGGATGCCTGCCGGGATGTGCGCGCGGCCGCCATTGGCCTGCATGCCCGCGGTGGCGGCCAGATCGTCACCCTCAATGCGGAGATGACGATGACGGCCCGGGCCAATCCGGCCCTGGGCGCCGCGATTGCGG includes:
- a CDS encoding IS3 family transposase, with product MGSLLFGGRGRLTSAAHRKKAIELISEAHAAGAGLVRACSEIGISLRTLKRWRKALTGDDGGHDRRKGSPRLVSHRLSEEERQRILLTCNQPQYAALPPGQIVPALADQGLYIGSESSFYRVLHAHGQVHRRGRARPPQEPRPIPRLRASGANQVWSWDITYLPTTVRGIWLYLYLVIDVWSRKVVAWDVAEREDPAIAADLVSRACLRERISKGRKQPLVLHADNGNAMRAATLESRLEELGVLRSFSRPRVSNDNPYSESLFRTVKYRPDYPRKPFASKEQACQWVAAFVDWYNHQHRHSGIKFVTPQQRHNGRAVEISRHRAVVYERARQLNPRRWSRSTRCWRQPEVVWINQPPDELNEPGQLPLMQAA
- a CDS encoding sigma factor is translated as MQHRDIAVTVAGNISRRTGHPKEDLEQIAMLGIIQAARRYSQERGSFRPYARTYANGEVYHYLRDKGFLIKVPASWRELYARGQKLMRMGTIAGEVPERLEVSRERWGEIVVACSQRVVAFEVGEE
- a CDS encoding Gfo/Idh/MocA family protein codes for the protein MTDPMVPVKVGVIGIGNMGWHHARVLSLLKDAELVGVADPDAKRGQLATEQFACRWFADYNAMLTEVEAVCIAVPTLLHQAVGLACLDAGLHVLIEKPIAASQDEAATLIAAASRNGRLLQVGHIERFNPAFRELTKVVANEEVVVLEARRHSPHADRANDVSVVLDLMIHDLDLVLELARAPVVRLAAAGGASAEGPLDYVNATLGFANGVVASLTASKMSHRKIRSLSAHCRASLVETDFLNHTLHIHRRAHEWYSADHGELLYRNDGFIEEVSTTSIEPLYAELEHFLQCVRGRETPAVDGQQASRALRLADLIEQAVAHPGMGVPLSEPI
- a CDS encoding glycoside hydrolase family 15 protein — its product is MVLSPPTSLSPHTRSDDERWALLDSLDAAIDRVVLQRQHPITGLLPASTAHTVHGNYGDAWVRDCVYSIQCVWGLALAHRRLNNGHTSRSWELEQRVLALMRGVLNAMMRQAEKVERFKQSLDPLDALHAKYDTASGDTVVPDDGWGHLQMDATSLFLLQLAQLTRGGLTVLRSRHEADFIQNLIYYVARAYRVPDYGIWERGDKGNHGLPERNASSIGMAKAALEALDGLDLFGVHGDGSLQVLIPQGAVVRLRRALQGLLPRESASKEADSACLSVVGYPAWAVEDPQLVQRTCERIRRLLGGAYGYKRFLRDGHQTVVEDVSRLHYERDELATFEGIESEWPLFLAYELVTACCEERWEEACHWRERLNVLAVDRDGQRLYPELYLVPEAAVELERRSPGSQRRQANDNIPLLWTQSLAWLGEMLLNGLLLPEDLDPCGRRLPKPLGAEEVLVALIPGTSAVAERLQGLGLPVSDPDHGPIRVLPSEHLSERLQQLGANPALGLSGHPPLRAETAATARFYRQGEEQLAFLPAVLEEDTYYLADDPEQLVDTVVNELHLLQRHWRGAGAPLLLIPIEPTLLERGLESVQQLATRLASGELEGVAVQLAPLEDLASQGQWLLLPEPTQAPITRPAVAASSAAALLQASTDLQDLTAAQEQELDEISLPELRERLWSSSSLREQAEVLELLHRHLGDAAILQAPGGAPVELRSLLEEIYHRGLNQQDWNVVRRCAGVLGLVHPQLEDALIDLLARQKTVVVGRSYSSDSLLATPLSSALIAAGIRRTCGHDTREQALQQELLLALDGIARREPQRLSGTLTLQLGQLMLMLTSELAAETGRSQDEAFEALCSEPPHAIGSRLRAVLTDLDQAHASLQRNEQLHLRGPVQWAVPAPLEEPPSGGDWLQHRIRLGSLQRVPKDFHAGIWSLLQHCRGLVIGDKLERRNRLTSALLLEKTAGERNFATLVEHLLSRIPAPEYRQLCTECLLSLMAFVATNPSVHIDDDVALDVVIGHAVRVGWSLSHPEIEPSAYGAHKAEAWDHFYRASPADCRRWQIAALRELIRSAR
- a CDS encoding hemolysin family protein; this translates as MRLLLLLVLLALPAFFAAVEVALLRLRPSRVQVLSEEGVAGAPSVQRLQGRLRRALLMSQLGVTLSLVALGWVARSIAQSWWSPAAAAGRWWDLLWFLGLVAVSTLLAGLLPRAWVLNRPERAALQLAPILEAVMRVLRPLLTLLETCASVLLRLVGLTPRWDALVPALTAGELETLIESGGVTGLRPDERNILEGVFALRDTQVREVMVPRSGMVTLPVSVRFAELMDAVHRTRHARFPVIGQSLDDVRGVLDLRRLAEPIARGVLQEDSPLEPYLLPAQRVLETSTLAELLALIRSGHPLLLVVDEHGGTEGLVTAADLTGEIVGDELEPEPAVPDLQAVPDQSGVWLVAGDLEIFELNRQLGLELPEATDHHTLAGFLLERLQHIPAPGEALRHQGVQFEILEMEGPRIVRVRMVLPEERAPSLAEPVQDHR